Proteins from a single region of Haloterrigena alkaliphila:
- a CDS encoding response regulator — protein sequence MATGNVGTEDVIDILLIEPNPGDTRLFTETFRDAKLLNVVHAVPDGDAALDFLHQRGEYADESPPDIILLEPQLSGTSGMDVLAELNDEPVLADIPVAVLTSSRMGEEIVRSHGLEADCYIRKPVEPTDFVEFVHEIEEFWFAIVREPSET from the coding sequence ATGGCCACCGGAAACGTCGGTACCGAGGATGTGATCGATATCCTCTTGATCGAGCCGAATCCGGGAGATACCCGGCTCTTCACGGAAACCTTTCGGGACGCGAAGCTCCTGAACGTCGTCCACGCCGTCCCCGACGGTGACGCCGCCCTCGATTTCCTCCACCAGCGCGGCGAGTACGCCGACGAGTCCCCGCCCGATATCATCCTGCTCGAGCCCCAGCTCTCCGGAACGAGCGGGATGGACGTCCTCGCGGAACTGAACGACGAACCGGTCCTCGCAGACATTCCCGTCGCCGTGCTCACGAGTTCTCGGATGGGTGAAGAGATCGTTCGCTCCCACGGCCTCGAGGCCGACTGCTACATTCGGAAGCCAGTCGAACCCACGGACTTCGTCGAGTTCGTCCACGAGATCGAGGAGTTCTGGTTCGCGATCGTTCGCGAACCGTCGGAAACGTAA
- a CDS encoding SPW repeat protein, whose product MSTSSTTENRSPLPERSAGLAAALGAWILWSGVVLTGFGWIIINNVVAGAAIAFFAAYTAAWPDGWRLPAVAAPAIVALLGVWVIAAPFVLEVTTDRMLWSNVIAGALVVILAVGSLYGSLRLSRSRTATA is encoded by the coding sequence ATGAGTACTAGTAGCACGACCGAGAACCGTTCGCCACTGCCGGAACGGAGCGCCGGCTTGGCCGCCGCGCTCGGCGCCTGGATCCTCTGGTCGGGCGTCGTGCTCACCGGGTTCGGATGGATCATCATCAACAACGTCGTCGCCGGCGCGGCGATCGCGTTCTTCGCGGCCTACACGGCCGCGTGGCCGGACGGCTGGCGGCTTCCCGCCGTCGCCGCTCCCGCAATCGTCGCCCTTCTGGGCGTGTGGGTTATCGCCGCCCCGTTCGTTCTCGAGGTGACGACGGATCGAATGCTCTGGAGCAACGTGATCGCCGGCGCGCTCGTCGTGATCCTGGCGGTCGGCAGCCTCTACGGGAGTCTGCGACTGTCGCGATCGCGGACGGCCACCGCCTGA
- a CDS encoding helix-turn-helix domain-containing protein, which yields MTTVVELEIPADRLGADRTFDRVPTFECQIDGLIGDSPPLVWVAGPDRQSVREALEADPSVDVIASLADEQEPVGSGDDLEGDRWLFRLDFGADFKLFERIVAENDGAILSVRAEASTWSVKMLFHERTSLSTCHSLFEQYDFQVQVTRLAGIDDLTSARTPLTQTQYETICKAHELGYFDVPREITLKELAAELDVSHQALSERLRRSHAALVSAELTGGMMPTAIDP from the coding sequence ATGACCACAGTCGTCGAACTCGAGATTCCGGCCGATCGTCTCGGTGCCGACCGGACGTTCGATCGGGTTCCGACGTTCGAGTGCCAGATCGACGGACTCATCGGCGATTCGCCCCCGCTCGTCTGGGTCGCCGGTCCCGATCGGCAATCCGTCCGCGAGGCGCTGGAAGCGGACCCGTCGGTGGACGTGATTGCGAGTTTAGCCGACGAACAGGAACCCGTCGGATCGGGTGACGACCTCGAGGGAGACCGCTGGCTGTTCCGTCTCGACTTCGGAGCGGACTTCAAACTCTTCGAGCGGATCGTCGCGGAAAACGACGGGGCGATCCTCTCGGTTCGAGCCGAAGCCAGCACGTGGTCGGTGAAGATGCTCTTCCACGAGCGGACGTCGCTCTCGACGTGTCACTCGCTGTTCGAGCAGTACGACTTCCAGGTCCAGGTCACCCGGCTGGCGGGGATCGACGACCTCACGAGCGCGCGAACGCCGCTGACCCAGACCCAGTACGAGACGATCTGCAAAGCCCACGAACTGGGGTACTTCGACGTCCCGCGGGAGATCACGCTCAAGGAACTCGCCGCGGAACTCGACGTCTCCCACCAGGCCCTGTCGGAGCGTCTCCGTCGCAGTCACGCCGCGCTGGTCAGTGCGGAGTTGACCGGCGGGATGATGCCGACCGCGATCGATCCGTGA
- a CDS encoding DUF7344 domain-containing protein, which translates to MSNTAPPTGQSDDRPESGGISGDDERGELDPDDIYHLLQTSRRRHVLRYLRGADDPVTLREVAERIAAWEHDTTVENLSSSQRQRVYISLYQSHLPKLDTRGIIHYDKDRGTIESTPLAAQFDPYLSGLEGASTDPWPYRYAGAVACCGLFLAAIAAGLLPVPWAAAATLVVLAVAVVAGWHAYSVLGEG; encoded by the coding sequence ATGAGCAACACCGCGCCACCAACTGGGCAGTCGGACGACCGGCCCGAATCCGGGGGGATATCGGGGGACGACGAGCGCGGCGAACTCGACCCCGACGATATCTATCACCTCCTGCAAACCAGTCGCCGCCGCCACGTCCTCCGGTACCTCCGGGGGGCCGACGACCCGGTCACGTTACGCGAGGTCGCCGAACGGATCGCCGCCTGGGAACACGACACGACCGTCGAGAACCTGTCCTCGAGTCAGCGCCAGCGGGTCTACATCTCGCTGTACCAGTCACACCTCCCCAAACTCGACACGCGTGGCATCATCCACTACGACAAGGATCGAGGCACGATCGAATCGACCCCGCTCGCCGCCCAGTTCGATCCGTACCTGTCGGGGCTCGAGGGGGCGTCGACGGATCCATGGCCCTACCGGTACGCGGGCGCAGTCGCGTGCTGTGGCCTGTTTCTCGCGGCGATCGCGGCGGGTCTTCTGCCGGTTCCGTGGGCCGCCGCAGCGACGCTGGTCGTGCTGGCCGTCGCCGTCGTGGCGGGCTGGCACGCGTATTCGGTACTCGGCGAGGGATAG